Proteins from one Triticum aestivum cultivar Chinese Spring chromosome 7A, IWGSC CS RefSeq v2.1, whole genome shotgun sequence genomic window:
- the LOC123154418 gene encoding cytochrome P450 76M5 — MEIELWLICATLAVVSLLYYLANTTRREGTGRMPPGPTPLPVIGNLLCLRGGNLHHTLARLARAHGPVMTLRLGLTTAVVVSSRDAAREAFTRHDRRLAARAVPDAARGLGFADRSMVWLPSSDPLWKTLRGIAAAHAFSPRALAAARAVRERKVRDMVGHFRGRAGSEVDVGLALYAGVLNLVSSALCSVDVVDMGAAESAQGARELVEDLIAAIAKPNVSDLVPFLRRLDLQGWRRWSAIRIGKIFRILDCIIDRRMANTSTEEKPSHGDFLESLLQLFSTGKIVRDGLTAILFDLFSAGSDTMALTVEWAMAELLRNPGVMAKVRAEVSDALGGKETIGETDAAGLPYLQAVVKEAMRLHPVAPILLPHRAVEEGVEIGGYSVPKGSTVIFNAWAIMRDPAAWERPDEFVPERFLGTAEQAVDFRGKALEFIPFGSGRRLCPGVPMAERVVPFILALLLRAFEWRLPDGVSADKLDVSEKFTTANVMAVPLKAVPVVVTE, encoded by the coding sequence AtggagatcgagctctggctcatCTGTGCGACGCTCGCGGTCGTCTCGCTCCTCTACTACCTAGCCAACACTACACGCCGTGAGGGCACCGGGCGGATGCCGCCGGGCCCCACGCCGCTGCCCGTCATCGGCAACCTTCTCTGCCTCCGCGGTGGTAACCTCCACCACACGCTCGCGCGCCTGGCGCGCGCCCACGGCCCTGTCATGACGCTCAGGCTCGGCCTCACCACCGCCGTGGTGGTGTCCTCGCGCGACGCGGCCCGGGAGGCCttcacgaggcacgaccggcgcctGGCCGCCCGCGCCGTCCCGGACGCCGCGCGCGGCCTCGGCTTCGCGGACCGGTCCATGGTGTGGCTGCCGAGCTCCGACCCGCTCTGGAAGACCCTGCGCGgcatcgcggccgcccacgccttCTCCCCGCGCGCCCTCGCCGCGGCGCGCGCCGTCCGCGAGCGCAAGGTGCGCGACATGGTGGGCCACTTCCGCGGCCGCGCCGGGAGCGAGGTGGACGTCGGCCTGGCCTTGTACGCCGGCGTGCTCAACCTCGTCTCCAGCGCGCTCTGCTCCGTCGACGTGGTCGACATGGGCGCCGCCGAGTCGGCGCAGGGCGCGCGGGAGCTCGTCGAGGACCTCATCGCGGCGATCGCCAAGCCCAACGTCTCCGACCTCGTCCCTTTCCTCCGGCGGCTCGACTTGCAAGGGTGGCGTCGCTGGTCGGCGATACGCATCGGGAAAATCTTCCGCATATTGGACTGCATAATCGACCGTCGTATGGCCAACACCTCCACGGAGGAGAAGCCTTCTCACGGTGACTTCCTGGAGTCGCTCCTCCAGCTCTTCTCCACGGGCAAGATCGTCCGCGACGGCCTGACAGCCATACTGTTCGACCTCTTCTCAGCCGGGAGCGACACCATGGCGCTCACCGTCGAGTGGGCGATGGCCGAGCTGCTCCGGAACCCAGGGGTCATGGCCAAGGTCCGCGCTGAGGTATCCGACGCTCTCGGCGGCAAGGAGACCATCGGCGAGACCGACGCGGCGGGCCTGCCATACCTCCAGGCCGTGGTGAAGGAGGCCATGCGGCTGCATCCGGTGGCGCCGATACTGCTGCCGCACCGGGCCGTGGAGGAAGGCGTGGAGATCGGCGGCTACTCCGTACCCAAGGGCTCAACGGTCATCTTCAACGCGTGGGCGATAATGCGGGACCCGGCGGCGTGGGAGAGGCCCGACGAGTTCGTGCCGGAGAGGTTCCTGGGCACGGCGGAGCAGGCGGTGGACTTCCGGGGCAAGGCGCTCGAGTTCATCCCGTTCGGGTCCGGCCGGAGGCTGTGCCCCGGCGTGCCGATGGCGGAGCGCGTCGTGCCGTTCATCCTGGCCTTGTTGCTGCGCGCGTTCGAGTGGCGGCTGCCGGACGGCGTGTCGGCCGACAAGCTGGACGTGAGCGAGAAGTTCACCACCGCCAACGTGATGGCTGTCCCGCTCAAGGCCGTGCCCGTCGTGGTCACTGAATAA